In one Oryzias latipes chromosome 13, ASM223467v1 genomic region, the following are encoded:
- the LOC101165493 gene encoding transmembrane O-methyltransferase homolog, producing the protein MVSGAIALAFLPLLLTLIIRYRYYFVLFYRAVLVRIWKDCVTGLSREERAYQYVLTHSIPGDPDSILDAFDYWCNKVEYISNIGPKKGKILDRILMEQSPLTVLELGAHCGYSTVRIARALPLGARLYSIEMDQTNAAIAEKILRLAGFDDDTVELIVNPSDEVIPRLRSDYNLERVDFVFMDHWKKCYLPDLQMLEECGLLGKGSVILADNVLFPGAPKFLRYIRKSGLYEWKIHRAMLEYSKGIRDGMAELVFQGIK; encoded by the exons ATGGTGTCAGGTGCCATTGCTTTGGCCTTCCTTCCCCTTCTGCTGACGCTCATAATCAGGTACCGCTACTACTTTGTGCTTTTCTATCGGGCGGTTCTGGTCAGAATATGGAAGGACTGCGTCACTGGTTTAAGTCGGGAGGAGCGAGCCTATCAGTACGTCCTCACTCATTCCATCCCCGGGGACCCTGACAGTATCCTGGATGCGTTcgattactggtgcaacaaagtGGAGTACATCAGTAACATTGGGCCTAAAAAAG GTAAAATCCTGGATCGGATTCTCATGGAGCAGAGCCCACTCACAGTTCTGGAGCTGGGAGCTCATTGTGGCTACAGCACCGTTCGGATCGCCCGGGCTCTGCCTCTGGGGGCCAGGCTCTACAGCATTGAGATGGATCAGACAAACGCCGCAATAGCTGAGAAAATCCTCCGCCTGGCAGGGTTTGATGATGACACG GTGGAGCTCATCGTGAATCCATCAGATGAGGTGATCCCTCGTCTGCGGTCGGACTACAATTTGGAAAGGGTTGACTTTGTCTTCATGGACCACTGGAAGAAATGTTACCTTCCTGATCTGCAG ATGCTCGAGGAATGTGGCCTGCTGGGAAAAGGATCTGTGATTCTGGCTGACAATGTGCTGTTTCCCGGGGCTCCAAAGTTCCTCAGATACATTCGCAAGAGTGGTCTGTATGAGTGGAAGATCCACAGAGCAATGCTGGAATACAGCAAAGGCATTCGGGATGGGATGGCAGAGCTGGTGTTTCAGGGAATTAAGTAA
- the LOC101170946 gene encoding leucine-rich repeat-containing protein 51: protein MFGAPVDLSFKNISKLTDAWTEEPRRSLRPLKKNSENKYLCCSLRLSNNNITDLFDLERTVCHFLAEPKRLAWLDISFNKITHIDPILCRLHELRVLYLHGNSIRVLSEVDRLGELQHLHSITLHGNPIETNKTYRNHVIFALPQLKSMDFSAVTSQERVLAKMRHRSRSRSKTNPAVADIENS from the exons ATGTTCGGCGCGCCCGTGGatctctcttttaaaaacatcagcAAGCTAACAg ATGCTTGGACGGAGGAACCCAGGAGAAGCCTTcggcctttaaaaaaaaactcagagaaCAAATATTTGTGTTGTTCTCTGCGCTTGAGCAACAACAACATTACTGACTTATTTGACCTTGAGAGAACTGTTTGTCATTTCCTTGCGGAACCCAAGCGCCTTGCTTGGCTTGATATTTCCTTCAACAAGATTACCCACATTGACCCA ATCCTATGCAGACTGCATGAACTGCGTGTGCTGTATCTTCATGGGAACAGCATTCGTGTTCTGTCAGAGGTGGACAGGCTGGGGGAGCTTCAGCATCTCCACTCCATCACTTTACATGGGAACCCCATAGAAACCAATAAGACGTATAG AAATCATGTGATTTTTGCACTGCCTCAGTTAAAGTCAATGGACTTCAGCGCAGTAACAAGCCAGGAGCGAGTCCTGGCAAAGATGAGGCATCGAAGCAGAAGCCGCAGTAAGACCAACCCAGCGGTCGCAGATATAGAGAACTCCTGA
- the lamtor1 gene encoding ragulator complex protein LAMTOR1 has protein sequence MGCCYSNEDENTSQDPDEIKPLIPHPNPISKPPNGTDWINPSVPSARTDEQAILTSILVKTAQNIIDVSAADSVVMEQHEYMDKAKQYSTKLTAVSTSLPQKKALALPSLTTQPHQVLASDLVSYSDIQQVSKIAAYAYSAISQIKVDAKEELVVQFAIP, from the exons ATGGGTTGCTGTTACAGCAACGAGGACGAGAACACAAGTCAG GACCCTGATGAGATTAAGCCCCTTATCCCCCACCCAAACCCCATTAGCAAGCCTCCAAATGGGACAGACTGGATCAATCCTAGCGTCCCATCAGCGCGGACGGATGAGCAGGCCATTCTCACATCCATCCTGGTCAAGACAGCACA GAACATCATTGATGTCTCAGCAGCTGACTCTGTTGTTATGGAGCAGCATGAATACATGGACAAAGCCAAGCAATACAG TACAAAGTTGACTGCAGTGAGCACCAGCCTACCACAGAAGAAAGCACTAGCCCTCCCCTCACTCACTACCCAGCCCCACCAAGTGCTTGCAAGTGATCTGGTGTCATATTCAGATATTCAGCAG GTGTCCAAGATAGCTGCTTATGCTTACAGTGCGATCTCTCAAATCAAAGTGGATGCTAAAGAGGAACTGGTGGTCCAGTTTGCCATTCCTTGA
- the LOC101171428 gene encoding secreted frizzled-related protein 2 gives MFIFLLSLVALPPAASHDPGSVALLTPLGQPSLRSVCKPIPNTLSLCHGIGYRRMWIPNLLGHDSLREVQQQSAAWLPLVSKLCHGDTKKFLCSLFAPVCLPELSGPVSPCRGLCEAVRDGCVPVMSAFGFPWPEMFNCSRFPHGTELCIPATGAREGRTEEEVRHEEALKGSIICDVCSLAVEGESEIQENFCHSPYALKMRLDSVSTVGRDRQLVPHARSRILRWAGGGAERVQEFGSAMVYGALWLQEGGSCICPGLDAARVKEDAESAEGQVDGKQSKDGGKVEKAASGGWFLSLAQAEEGRLVLTRLLRWTRGERELRKFIRSLIKKPCPDV, from the exons ATGTTTATCTTCCTGCTCAGCCTGGTGGCTCTGCCGCCTGCAGCCTCCCACGACCCCGGCAGCGTGGCTCTGCTGACCCCGCTCGGACAGCCGTCCCTCCGCTCCGTGTGCAAACCCATCCCGAACACCCTGTCGCTGTGTCACGGCATCGGCTACCGGCGCATGTGGATCCCCAACCTGCTCGGCCACGACAGCCTGCGGGAGGTGCAGCAGCAGTCGGCGGCGTGGCTGCCCCTCGTCTCCAAGCTGTGCCACGGAGACACCAAGAAGTTCCTGTGCTCCCTGTTCGCGCCCGTCTGCCTGCCGGAGCTCAGCGGGCCCGTCAGCCCCTGCAGGGGCCTGTGCGAAGCCGTGCGGGACGGATGCGTGCCCGTCATGAGCGCCTTTGGCTTCCCCTGGCCAGAGATGTTCAACTGTTCCCGGTTCCCCCACGGAACCGAACTCTGTATCCCGGCAACCGGGGCGCGGGAGGGGCGGACTGAAGAGGAGGTCCGGCACGAGGAGGCGCTCAAGG GGAGCATCATTTGCGATGTATGCAGTCTGGCTGTAGAAGGAGAAAGTGAAATCCAAGAAAACTTCTGCCACAGTCCATACG CCTTGAAGATGCGTCTGGACAGCGTGTCTACAGTGGGCCGGGACCGCCAGCTGGTGCCGCATGCCCGCAGCCGCATCCTCCGGTGGGCAGGCGGAGGCGCAGAGAGGGTTCAAGAATTTGGAAGTGCGATGGTCTATGGCGCTCTGTGGCTGCAAGAGGGCGGCAGCTGTATCTGTCCTGGATTGGATGCTGCGAGGGTAAAAGAAGACGCAGAGTCCGCTGAAGGGCAGGTGGATGGGAAGCAAAGCAAAGATGGAGGGAAAGTGGAGAAAGCAGCCTCTGGTGGGTGGTTCTTATCCCTGGCTCAGGCTGAGGAGGGAAGACTGGTGCTGACTCGACTGCTGAGGTGGACCAGAGGGGAGAGAGAACTCAGGAAGTTCATCAGATCGCTCATCAAAAAACCTTGCCCAGATGTTTAA